GGATGTGGTGTTTTTCAGCAATCCATTGAGCTGTTTGATGCTCTTCCACATACCCTTTTAAAATTGCGTCCAAAATTTCATAGCTTGGAAGGGAGTCGGAGTCCTTTTGGCTCGGCCTTAATTCAGCTGAAGGGGGCTTGTGCAGAGTGCTCCAGGGAATCACTTCCTGGTCTCGGTTGATCCATTGGGATAAAGCATAGACTTCTTGCTTGCAAAGATCGGTGATCACTCCCAGTCCCCCACACATATCTCCGTATAAAGTAGAGTATCCCACAGCCAGTTCACTTTTATTTCCCGTGCTTAAAACAATATAGCCATGCTTGTTCGAAAGCCCCATTAAAATCATCCCCCGAATTCTAGCTTGAAGGTTTTCTTCTGTGATATCGGCAGGCTTATTGAGAAAAAATGGATTTAAAAGTTCTAGGTAGCTTTGAAAAGGGGCTTCAATTGGAATTGTCCACAATTCGATCTTCAAATTTTTCGCCAATTGTTGGGCATCCAAGAGGCTTTCAGGAGAAGAATAGCGGGAGGGCATAGCGACGCCAAGCACATTTTCACGGCCTAGAGCTTCTGCAGCTATGCATGCGACTAAGGCAGAATCAATCCCTCCCGATAATCCTAAACAAGCGCGCGTGAAGCCAGATTTATGAAAGTAATCGCGGACGCCGATAACCAAGGCAGAATAAAGGTTTTCGAGGGGAGACTCCATCCACTCAATTTCAGCAAGGGGTTGAGAAAGGTCGACAATATGCATCTCTTCTTTAAAGCCTTTAGCAAGGCTGCACAAGCGCCCCATCTCATCTATCAAGCAGCTATGCCCGTCGAAAATGAGGCTATCATTGCCTCCTACCTGATTACATAGCAAAGCCGGGCATTGTAAGGTCATCGCCGCCTTAGAGAGGGTAACGAAGCGATCTCTTAATTGGCCGACACAAAAGGGGGAAGCGGAAAGATTTATCAGCAAATCGGGTGATAAGGGGATCAAGCTTTTAATGGGATCATGCCGATAATGGGTAAATTTCAACAAATGGCTATGCTGCCACATATCTTCGCAAATGGTAATGGCCACATTTTTTCCACAAAGAGGCCATACACGAATCTGCTCCCCTGGCTCAAAGTAACGCCTTTCATCAAACACGTCGTAGGTGGGTAAGAGGTGCTTATCTTGAAAACCCAGAATTTGCTGGTTCTGAATAATCGCCGCACTATTGTAAAGTTTCTTCTCTAGAATATGGGGGTTTAAGCGAGGAGTCCCTACAATCAGGGCGATATTCTGGCTTTGCGCGACAATCTGTTGTAAATGCTTCTCAATTTCCTCCATAAAATGGGGCAGAAGGAGAAGATCTTCTGGAGGATAGCCTGTTAATGCTAGCTCAGGAAAGACAATTAAATCTACTTGGTTTTGTTTACCTTTTTCAAGAGCAGCGAGGATTTGTTGAGTATTCCCCTCAAGGTCGCCAATAATGGGGTTGATTTGGGCAAGAAGCACGCGCATGATTTGTCAATGTTTCCGTTTGTTAAGGTGTGCAAAAAAGGAGAGAGAGCGCGCCGAAAAAATTTTCCGAAGCTCTCTTTAATAGACTCGGCTGGAGAGGAGTTAGCTTCCAAAGTCGTCTAGAACGATATTTTTGCGCGGTACGCCATAATCATCGAGTAGTTTCAACACGCTGATGTTGTGCATGGGAGGGCCGCAAACATAAAATAAACATTCTTCAGGGCTTTCCATTTTACTGAGCTGTCCCAGCTCAAAAGCTTTAAAAAGGTAATTCGTTTTAATCGGGTCTTCTTTGGGCCACCCTGCCGAAAGATCTTCTGGTAGAGGCTCCGATAAGACAAGATGATAAGCGAAGTTAGGATACTTTTGAGCAAGCTCTTCATATTCTTTTTGGTAAATATTTTCTTTCAGGGAACGTGCTCCGTACCACATGGAAACCTTTCTTTGAGTATTTTCCGTATGAAACATATGGAGAATGTGACTGCGTCCAAAAGAGGATCCTGCACCACCGATTAAGAAAACAAGTTCTCGATTATCGTTAATCATAAAAGACTCCCCATAGGGCCCAGACAAGCGAACTTCATCCCCCGGCTTTAAACCAAACGTATAAGAAGAACAAATGCCCCACGGAATGGAATCCGAAATTTTTCCTCCCACAAAAGGAGGGGTGGCAATTCGAATGTTAAACATGAGCTTTCTCCCTTCGGCAGGATAAGAGGCCATGGAGTAAGCCCGGATAATTTCATTCGAGCCGCTAGGCAAATGACTAAAATCAAGGGTTTTATCAAATAAATTGAATTTTTCCCAGTCGGCATAGAATAGAGGATCCATCGTCTCTTTCCAGTCGGTGGTGTTGGTCTTAAAGGGGGGAACGTGAAATTGTAAATAGCCTCCAGACTTATAGGGGACCTCCTCTCCTGCTGGGATTTCAACTACCAGTTCCTTAATAAAGGTCGCTACATTTTTATTGCTTACAACTTTGGCTTTCCACTCTTTGACAGCCAAAGAATGCTCATCTACTAGAATATGTAGATCATGCTTTACTTTAGCTTGGCAAGAAAGCCTCCAGCCTTCTTTGAGTTCTCTTTTATTAAAGGTTCCTCGATCTGTTTCTAAAGGTTCATCCGCTCCTTCTACAATGCGCACGCGACACTGTTTGCAGGTGGCTTTACCGCCACAAGGGGAGGGGACAGGGATCCCATTAGAAGAAAGGGCTTGGAGCAAAGTGGAGCCGCTAAGGACATGTTTGGTCAAATCAGAGTCACTATTGACTTTGATCTCACATTCTTCGCTAGCGACAAACTTGGCTTTGGTAAAAAGAATCAAGGAGGTTAGGCTTACCCCGATCAAAACGAAAGCGGCAATGGCGTAGAGCGATAAAAAGGGATCGATGCCAAGAATGTTGGCTGCTAAGGCCAAAGATAAATGACTCAAGTTAAACATAGCTCCGTGAGAAAGTTAGGGCCTATCCATTTGTTTGTAATTTTGAACCATAGCTTGCAAGACTTTTTTCTCTCAAGAAAATAACAGCGGTCCCAAGTCTTCTATTCTTTGTAGGCAAACGCCGGATGGATGATTGCCGCGGAAAGTTCTTTGATAATTAAAGCGGTGCGAAGTGCAGGAAAAGCAATAACAGCAAGGAAATCTTCCAGCAAAGTGGGGCAGCTTTCACGTAATTGTGTCCAATGCCTTTTCATCACTTGAACGAAAGAGTCTGTTTGTTTGGAGGTGACATAGCGACCCCAGTATTTTTTTATGGTGGTAGCGTAAGAGCCAGTTTGACCGCGGAAGGGATCTCGATAAGCATGTTCAAGAGCCGTGAAGAA
The Parachlamydia sp. AcF125 genome window above contains:
- a CDS encoding NAD+ synthase codes for the protein MRVLLAQINPIIGDLEGNTQQILAALEKGKQNQVDLIVFPELALTGYPPEDLLLLPHFMEEIEKHLQQIVAQSQNIALIVGTPRLNPHILEKKLYNSAAIIQNQQILGFQDKHLLPTYDVFDERRYFEPGEQIRVWPLCGKNVAITICEDMWQHSHLLKFTHYRHDPIKSLIPLSPDLLINLSASPFCVGQLRDRFVTLSKAAMTLQCPALLCNQVGGNDSLIFDGHSCLIDEMGRLCSLAKGFKEEMHIVDLSQPLAEIEWMESPLENLYSALVIGVRDYFHKSGFTRACLGLSGGIDSALVACIAAEALGRENVLGVAMPSRYSSPESLLDAQQLAKNLKIELWTIPIEAPFQSYLELLNPFFLNKPADITEENLQARIRGMILMGLSNKHGYIVLSTGNKSELAVGYSTLYGDMCGGLGVITDLCKQEVYALSQWINRDQEVIPWSTLHKPPSAELRPSQKDSDSLPSYEILDAILKGYVEEHQTAQWIAEKHHIPLSLVEEIIHKIHQNEYKRRQSPPGLRVTEKAFTIGRKFPIVQRWA
- the nqrF gene encoding NADH:ubiquinone reductase (Na(+)-transporting) subunit F — translated: MFNLSHLSLALAANILGIDPFLSLYAIAAFVLIGVSLTSLILFTKAKFVASEECEIKVNSDSDLTKHVLSGSTLLQALSSNGIPVPSPCGGKATCKQCRVRIVEGADEPLETDRGTFNKRELKEGWRLSCQAKVKHDLHILVDEHSLAVKEWKAKVVSNKNVATFIKELVVEIPAGEEVPYKSGGYLQFHVPPFKTNTTDWKETMDPLFYADWEKFNLFDKTLDFSHLPSGSNEIIRAYSMASYPAEGRKLMFNIRIATPPFVGGKISDSIPWGICSSYTFGLKPGDEVRLSGPYGESFMINDNRELVFLIGGAGSSFGRSHILHMFHTENTQRKVSMWYGARSLKENIYQKEYEELAQKYPNFAYHLVLSEPLPEDLSAGWPKEDPIKTNYLFKAFELGQLSKMESPEECLFYVCGPPMHNISVLKLLDDYGVPRKNIVLDDFGS